The genomic stretch TGAGCCCGAGGCCGCGGACCAGGCGGGTGCCGGAGAGAGCGGGCTGAGGCCGAAGGTGGTGTTCCCGGCGGTAACCCGGTCGTTGTTGCCGGTTCCGGCGTAACCCGAGGTAACCGCGGTGCCGCCGGTGGGGGTGGTGGTGACGGCCTGATCGCGGTCGTTGTAGGCCACCGTGCGCCCGGGGCTGGACTTGGCGGTGGTCTGGTTGCCGTTGCCGTCGTAGCTGAAGCCGCTGCCGGTCAGGCCGCTGCCGGTGGCGCCGGTGAGCTGGTTGGCCGCGTCGTAGCTCAGCTGCTGGGCCGGGTTGGCGGTGGTGCAGGTGGCGCCGGCGGCGGTGTAGCTGCGGGTGCGGTTGCCGGCGGCGTCGTAGCAGAACGCCTCGTAGTCCACGCTCGCCCCGCCGGCGGTGGGGGTGGTGTTGGCGATGGTGAGCCGGTCGAGGGCGTCGTAGCTGTAGGCGGTGGTGCGGGCGGTGACCGCGTCCCGGATGGAGGTGACCAGTCCGGTGTCCTTGGTCGGGTTCTCCGCCGTGGCCGGGACGGTGGGGTCGGTGTAGACCAGGGTCAGGTCCAGCCGGGTGCTGCCGGCAGCCGTGCCCTTGATGTTGGTCGGCCGGCCGGAGCCGTCCAGGGTCCAGGTCTGGGTGGCCCCGCCGGGGTAGCGGACGCCGGTGCGCTGCCCGTCGTCATCGACCCGGAAGAGGATGCACTTGGTGGAGGCCGCACCGGGGCTGGTGTAGCTCTGCCCGGAGCACGTGCCGCCGGGCTCGGCGATGGAGGTCAGCTGGTTGGCGGTGTTGTAGCCGTAGGTGATCTGCCCGCCGGTGTCCTGGTAGCCGACCAGCAGCCCGAGGCCGTCGTAGTCCAGGTAGGTGTCGCCCTCGGGGGCTTCGATGGACTGGATGCGGTCGACCAGTTGGGCGTGACGGTTGTACTGGGTGTAGCGGGTCTGGGTGCCGGCGGGGTTGTACTCGGCGACCGAGCGCAGCGGCCCGTCGCCGGTGATGTAGCGGGACTCGGTGGAGCCGTCGTCGTGCCGGGTCCAGGC from Modestobacter roseus encodes the following:
- a CDS encoding RHS repeat-associated core domain-containing protein; translated protein: MATGGAPSATKTGVLCEERDALYTPGASAAATTAHRTAYRYDTAGQLATMIPPGTTADGATTTGRGVQTYTWDALSRLTSLTDGNGKETRYGYDRLDRVAWTRHDDGSTESRYITGDGPLRSVAEYNPAGTQTRYTQYNRHAQLVDRIQSIEAPEGDTYLDYDGLGLLVGYQDTGGQITYGYNTANQLTSIAEPGGTCSGQSYTSPGAASTKCILFRVDDDGQRTGVRYPGGATQTWTLDGSGRPTNIKGTAAGSTRLDLTLVYTDPTVPATAENPTKDTGLVTSIRDAVTARTTAYSYDALDRLTIANTTPTAGGASVDYEAFCYDAAGNRTRSYTAAGATCTTANPAQQLSYDAANQLTGATGSGLTGSGFSYDGNGNQTTAKSSPGRTVAYNDRDQAVTTTPTGGTAVTSGYAGTGNNDRVTAGNTTFGLSPLSPAPAWSAASGSGTWTVRDPQGTLIAVRQGSITNPNGATSYYPFTDQVDAVRTLVTTTGTVAAAYTYSAYGATKTSTGSYAATNPYRYGQGYTDTNSGLIKLGARYYDPTHGRFTQTDPSGQEANDYLYAAGNPCNRSDPTGLISSCALSILGVIGAGSATAVALAGIAASGGISALAFAGLVAEYGVSSIFGTFAIASVIDSCF